A genome region from Nicotiana tabacum cultivar K326 chromosome 13, ASM71507v2, whole genome shotgun sequence includes the following:
- the LOC107829537 gene encoding uncharacterized protein LOC107829537, translating into MQIKIPMVDILQEVPKYAKYIKEIVANKHKLTKFETVALTEECSSRIQNKLPPKLKDPGSFTIQISIGKYVVGRALCDFRSSINLISLSVFRQLGLGYPRLTTVVLHLADISLASPEGVIEDVLV; encoded by the coding sequence ATGCAGATTAAAATTCCAATGGTGGACATTCTGCAAGAAGTGCCAAAGTATGCAAAGTACATCAAGGAAATTGTGGCAAACAAGCACAAACTAACTAAGTTCGAGACTGTAGCACTCACTGAGGAGTGTAGTTCCAGAATTCAGAATAAGCTGCCTCCTAAATTGAAGGACCCAGGAAGTTTcacaattcaaatttcaattGGAAAATATGTGGTTGGGCGAGCATTGTGTGATTTTAGATCAAGCATAAACCTGATATCGTTGTCTGTATTTCGACAGCTAGGCTTGGGATATCCTCGACTGACTACAGTGGTATTGCATTTGGCTGATATATCATTAGCCAGCCCCGAGGGAGTCATTGAAGATGTGTTGGTCTAA